A window of the Chloroflexus sp. Y-396-1 genome harbors these coding sequences:
- the nuoE gene encoding NADH-quinone oxidoreductase subunit NuoE, with protein MTLLEIHQAEIETILARYASKRSAVLPLLYLAQDTYGYLTDEAIREVATILDLPPTDVYEVVGFYTLFYNRPVGTWVLQVCDDVPCCFCGAEELIAALKHSLGINEEETTPDGMFTLQRVKCLAACDRAPVLQANLDYVYDVTPDRVETLLTNLRARAAEARKRGVSGRFAEDYEFTPDGRLVQIERFSPYRPREFVLESPQPPVTPPPAVAPEADSGIDRPETRKASPL; from the coding sequence GTGACTCTGCTCGAAATACATCAAGCTGAGATTGAGACCATTCTTGCACGCTACGCCAGCAAGCGTAGTGCGGTGTTACCGCTATTGTATCTTGCGCAGGATACGTATGGCTATTTGACCGACGAGGCAATTCGTGAGGTGGCGACAATACTCGATTTGCCACCGACCGATGTCTACGAGGTTGTGGGATTTTATACGCTCTTCTATAATCGTCCGGTAGGTACTTGGGTGTTGCAAGTTTGTGATGACGTGCCGTGTTGTTTTTGTGGAGCCGAGGAGTTGATCGCTGCCTTAAAACACTCGCTCGGTATCAACGAGGAAGAAACGACACCTGATGGAATGTTTACCCTGCAACGGGTGAAGTGTCTGGCCGCCTGTGATCGAGCGCCGGTCTTGCAAGCTAACCTCGATTATGTGTACGATGTCACGCCTGATCGCGTCGAGACCTTGCTTACCAACTTACGGGCACGGGCAGCCGAGGCGCGAAAACGCGGAGTGAGTGGCCGCTTCGCCGAGGATTATGAGTTCACTCCCGATGGCCGTCTGGTTCAGATTGAACGGTTTTCACCCTATCGGCCACGTGAGTTTGTGCTCGAGTCGCCGCAGCCGCCGGTAACACCACCTCCAGCGGTGGCACCAGAGGCCGATTCGGGGATTGATCGCCCAGAAACGCGCAAGGCTTCGCCGTTGTGA
- the nuoD gene encoding NADH dehydrogenase (quinone) subunit D, with protein MTESITVPTPQQIIEPAVAGRTETMVLNMGPHHPSTHGVLRLVLELDGEVVVNVAPDVGYLHTGIEKTMESKTYQKAVVLTDRMDYLAPLSNNLCYALAVEKLLDVEIPERAQIARVLLVELQRIASHLVWLGTHALDLAAMSVFLYAFREREQILDIFELVSGARMMTSYFRIGGLAYDLPSDFIPTVEQFLAIMPSRLDEYEDLLTANPLWLERTVGVGVIDAQSAIALGLTGANLRATGVAYDVRKAMPYSGYETYSFEIPVGKNGDIYDRYRVRIAEMRQSVKIIQQATERLRELGPGPVVTPNRKVAPPPKREITESMEALIHHFKLWTEGFRPPRGDAYVSIESPRGILGCYVVSDGSPKPWRVHFRAPSFINLQSLAHMAKGRMVADLVALIASLDPVLGEVDR; from the coding sequence ATGACCGAATCGATCACTGTTCCGACGCCACAACAGATTATTGAGCCGGCGGTCGCCGGTCGCACCGAGACGATGGTGCTCAATATGGGACCGCATCACCCCAGTACCCATGGTGTGCTGCGGCTGGTACTTGAACTAGATGGCGAAGTGGTAGTCAATGTCGCACCTGATGTTGGCTATCTGCACACCGGGATCGAGAAGACCATGGAGAGCAAGACGTACCAGAAGGCGGTGGTCCTCACCGACCGGATGGATTATCTGGCGCCGCTCTCCAATAATCTCTGTTACGCGCTGGCAGTTGAAAAATTACTCGATGTTGAGATTCCCGAACGTGCCCAAATTGCACGGGTGTTGTTGGTTGAGTTGCAGCGGATCGCGTCACACCTGGTCTGGCTCGGTACGCACGCGCTCGATCTAGCAGCGATGAGCGTCTTTTTGTATGCGTTCCGCGAGCGTGAGCAGATTCTCGACATCTTCGAGCTGGTTTCCGGTGCACGGATGATGACCAGCTATTTCCGGATCGGTGGCCTGGCCTACGATCTGCCGTCCGATTTTATTCCGACCGTGGAACAATTCCTCGCTATTATGCCTTCGCGGCTTGACGAGTACGAGGATTTACTAACGGCTAACCCGTTGTGGCTCGAGCGAACGGTCGGTGTTGGAGTCATTGATGCCCAATCGGCGATTGCGCTCGGTCTGACCGGTGCAAACTTGCGGGCAACCGGTGTGGCCTATGATGTACGCAAGGCGATGCCTTACAGCGGTTATGAAACCTATTCGTTTGAGATTCCTGTAGGCAAGAATGGCGATATTTATGACCGCTATCGGGTACGGATCGCCGAGATGCGCCAAAGTGTGAAGATTATCCAGCAAGCGACTGAGCGTTTGCGTGAGTTGGGGCCAGGGCCGGTTGTCACACCGAATCGCAAGGTAGCCCCGCCGCCAAAGCGTGAGATCACCGAGAGTATGGAAGCCCTCATTCACCATTTTAAGCTGTGGACTGAAGGTTTCAGACCGCCCCGCGGTGATGCTTACGTCAGCATCGAGTCGCCACGCGGTATTCTTGGTTGCTACGTGGTGAGTGATGGTAGTCCAAAGCCGTGGCGCGTCCATTTCCGTGCTCCATCGTTCATTAATCTGCAAAGTCTGGCCCATATGGCAAAGGGGCGGATGGTTGCCGATCTTGTTGCCTTAATTGCCAGCTTGGACCCAGTACTAGGTGAAGTGGATCGATAA
- a CDS encoding NADH-quinone oxidoreductase subunit C yields the protein MDNQTVLTALREKFATEILSVSEFRGDLSLTLTPKGYVAVAQFLRDDPTFAYTFLENLCGVDYLGRKPRFEVVAHLTSMRHRHRVCLKVGCDEPEPTVPSLTPLFPTANYQEREAFDLLGIRFEGHPSLTRILLPDDWVGHPLRKDHPLGDEEVAFTFNQDRIYAHKPFVKE from the coding sequence ATGGATAATCAGACGGTACTCACCGCGTTGCGCGAAAAATTCGCCACTGAGATTCTGTCTGTTAGTGAGTTTCGTGGCGATCTGAGCCTAACGCTCACACCAAAGGGCTATGTAGCGGTAGCCCAGTTTTTGCGTGATGATCCAACATTTGCCTATACGTTTCTCGAAAATCTGTGTGGTGTCGATTATCTCGGTCGTAAACCCCGCTTCGAGGTGGTAGCTCATCTGACCAGCATGCGCCATCGCCATCGGGTGTGTCTCAAAGTTGGGTGTGATGAGCCTGAACCGACGGTGCCGTCGCTCACGCCACTCTTCCCAACGGCGAATTATCAGGAGCGCGAGGCATTCGATCTACTGGGAATCCGGTTTGAAGGCCATCCTTCGCTCACCCGCATTTTACTGCCTGATGATTGGGTCGGCCATCCGCTGCGCAAGGATCATCCGCTTGGCGACGAAGAGGTTGCGTTTACGTTCAATCAAGATCGCATCTACGCTCATAAGCCGTTTGTAAAGGAGTAG
- a CDS encoding NADH-quinone oxidoreductase subunit B has protein sequence MGIEEKAGNLGIVTTTLETVVNWGRTNAMWPLLFGLACCAIEMMGAQASNYDLSRFGMELNRASPRQADLMIVAGRVSRKMAPVVRRLYDQMPEPKWVIAMGDCAACGGIFNNYAIVQGVDEVVPVDVYVAGCPPRPEALIDGIMMLHQKVMREKISGRKEAPIRVDQPLVQVK, from the coding sequence ATGGGAATAGAAGAAAAAGCCGGGAACCTCGGCATCGTAACCACAACGCTCGAGACGGTTGTGAACTGGGGGCGAACGAATGCAATGTGGCCCCTACTGTTTGGTTTGGCCTGCTGCGCTATCGAGATGATGGGTGCACAGGCGAGCAATTATGACCTCTCGCGATTTGGGATGGAGTTAAACCGGGCTTCACCCCGCCAGGCCGATCTGATGATTGTTGCCGGACGGGTCTCGCGCAAAATGGCACCGGTGGTACGTCGCCTGTACGATCAGATGCCCGAACCAAAATGGGTTATCGCGATGGGTGACTGTGCCGCCTGTGGTGGTATTTTCAACAACTATGCGATCGTTCAGGGGGTCGATGAGGTCGTGCCGGTTGATGTCTACGTTGCCGGTTGTCCGCCCCGCCCTGAAGCGTTGATTGATGGGATCATGATGTTACATCAGAAGGTGATGCGCGAGAAGATCAGTGGGCGGAAGGAAGCACCGATCCGTGTTGATCAGCCGCTGGTGCAGGTGAAGTAA
- a CDS encoding NADH-quinone oxidoreductase subunit A: MLEPYVPVLILFLIAVFIAIFVITLSALLGPRRSTPRKLAPYESGMDPVGPAIRRIPVKFYVVAMLFIVFDIEVVFFYPFALVFRQLGPAGLVIMGVFFVVLLVGFIYEWKKGALRWE; the protein is encoded by the coding sequence ATGCTTGAACCGTATGTTCCGGTACTCATTCTGTTTCTCATTGCAGTCTTCATTGCCATCTTCGTCATCACGTTATCGGCGCTGCTCGGACCCAGACGGAGCACGCCGCGGAAACTGGCACCTTACGAGTCGGGCATGGACCCGGTTGGACCGGCTATTCGGCGTATCCCGGTAAAGTTCTATGTGGTGGCGATGCTCTTCATCGTCTTCGACATTGAAGTTGTCTTCTTCTACCCGTTTGCCCTCGTCTTTCGCCAGCTCGGCCCGGCCGGTCTTGTTATCATGGGGGTCTTTTTCGTGGTGCTACTCGTCGGCTTTATTTATGAATGGAAGAAAGGGGCGTTGCGATGGGAATAG